The following are from one region of the Rhizobium sullae genome:
- a CDS encoding OpgC family protein, whose amino-acid sequence MAATPENAIGAERLSQSAARPARDTRLDVLRGLALITIFINHVPGQIFEYVTTKNFGFSDAAEAFVLVSGIAVGLAYGSGFKVGKRLDTARKAIKRAFTLYLAHMITTFITLALFICGAWLFHRPGLLVEINILAVLMNLTDGIPALLLLGHQIGYNNILPMYGALMLMVPVILLLHSAHPLVALGVSGAVWLLAGIYQIAPHNMLIADYWFLNPLSWQFLFTIGVVGIMHVKRGGKLPQHPALFILASSYVALSFAWVVGQLWDLGNSLAALGLPPVLTGFDKTFLSLPRLLHVLALSYLIINIPVLSRILRRPSDHPLTIIGRHSLNIFVAGTILAMAGQVLLYITNHDQMIGPLFVVAGISGQFAYAYHLERKRIDGSAKARSMARSASVPVAVRVGDGPKLYRDGRK is encoded by the coding sequence ATGGCGGCTACGCCGGAAAACGCCATCGGCGCTGAGCGCTTGTCCCAATCCGCAGCGCGGCCAGCGCGCGATACGAGGCTCGATGTTTTGCGCGGCCTTGCCCTCATTACGATTTTCATCAATCACGTTCCCGGCCAGATATTCGAATACGTGACGACGAAGAATTTCGGCTTCTCCGACGCTGCGGAAGCCTTTGTGCTGGTTTCGGGCATTGCGGTCGGACTCGCCTACGGCTCCGGCTTCAAGGTCGGGAAGCGGCTGGACACGGCGAGGAAGGCGATCAAGCGTGCCTTCACGCTCTATCTCGCCCATATGATTACGACCTTCATAACGCTCGCGCTGTTCATTTGCGGCGCCTGGTTGTTCCACCGGCCGGGATTATTGGTTGAAATCAATATCCTCGCCGTCTTGATGAACTTAACCGATGGAATACCCGCTCTGCTTCTGCTTGGTCACCAGATCGGCTACAACAACATACTGCCGATGTACGGCGCCCTGATGCTCATGGTGCCAGTCATCTTGCTTCTGCACTCAGCCCATCCGCTGGTGGCGCTCGGTGTTTCGGGTGCTGTGTGGCTGCTTGCGGGCATCTATCAGATCGCGCCGCACAACATGCTCATCGCCGACTACTGGTTCCTCAATCCGCTCTCGTGGCAGTTCTTGTTCACGATCGGCGTTGTCGGCATCATGCATGTAAAGCGCGGCGGCAAGCTGCCTCAGCATCCGGCGCTTTTCATTCTCGCATCGAGCTATGTGGCGCTGTCCTTCGCGTGGGTGGTCGGTCAGCTTTGGGATCTCGGAAATTCGCTTGCGGCGCTTGGCTTGCCGCCTGTCCTTACCGGTTTCGACAAGACTTTCCTGTCACTGCCGCGGCTGCTGCATGTGCTGGCGCTCAGCTACCTCATAATCAACATTCCCGTGCTATCTCGTATCCTGCGCCGTCCGTCCGATCATCCACTGACCATCATCGGCCGCCACTCGCTGAATATTTTCGTCGCGGGAACAATCCTCGCGATGGCGGGTCAGGTGCTGCTCTACATTACTAATCACGACCAGATGATCGGTCCGCTCTTTGTTGTCGCAGGCATCTCGGGTCAGTTCGCTTATGCTTACCACCTCGAGCGCAAGCGCATCGACGGGAGCGCGAAGGCCAGATCCATGGCTCGCAGCGCTTCCGTTCCCGTCGCCGTACGCGTTGGTGATGGCCCAAAGCTCTATCGGGACGGCCGGAAATAG
- a CDS encoding MFS transporter, with amino-acid sequence MVDEKQLISKITWRLMPFLGILYLIAYIDRQNVSFAKLEMVGALGMSEYAYGLGASLFFIGYFLFEVPSNLLLERYGASKWFARILLSWGAVTVALAYTQNATMFYILRFLLGACEAGFFPGVLYLLTLWYPSTYRGRMVGLFMIFSALANAVGAPLGGMLLDLDGLYGIAGWQWVFIATGIPAVIAGVVTLFFLSDRPESANFLSDAEKSWLKRRLDVENADMDKNAENGFKALINPKVLLMALCYVGFPLAAYGLSYWLPTIVKEFGVSNTANGFLNIIPWVLVAVALYIVPSMADRAVSKTPYIVIPALLGAICLVLSAVIPDHGVQFAFLCIAAAGIFAGQPVFWSLPSRFLRGAGAAAGLAAINSVGNLGGFVAQNVVPWIKDSTGSTIAPMFFLAACLAAAALLVFVVGRLMPRGQISAEESGAVQQRAHT; translated from the coding sequence ATGGTTGATGAAAAGCAACTGATTTCCAAAATCACGTGGCGGCTCATGCCGTTCCTAGGCATTCTTTATCTCATTGCCTACATCGATCGCCAAAATGTCAGCTTCGCCAAATTGGAAATGGTCGGCGCGCTTGGCATGAGCGAATATGCCTACGGCCTCGGCGCCTCGCTCTTTTTCATTGGTTATTTTCTGTTTGAAGTCCCGAGCAATCTGCTGCTCGAGCGGTACGGCGCCAGCAAATGGTTTGCGCGTATTTTGCTCTCGTGGGGCGCTGTTACCGTCGCGCTGGCCTATACGCAGAATGCGACGATGTTTTACATTCTCCGCTTTCTTCTTGGCGCCTGCGAAGCCGGGTTCTTTCCGGGCGTCCTTTATCTGCTGACACTTTGGTATCCGTCCACCTATCGCGGCAGGATGGTCGGATTGTTCATGATCTTCAGTGCTCTTGCCAATGCTGTCGGCGCACCGCTCGGCGGAATGCTGCTCGATCTCGATGGGCTTTATGGAATTGCCGGCTGGCAATGGGTATTCATCGCGACGGGCATTCCCGCCGTCATAGCAGGCGTGGTCACTCTGTTTTTCCTCTCGGATCGGCCGGAGAGTGCAAACTTCCTGAGCGATGCGGAGAAGAGCTGGCTGAAACGCAGGCTTGACGTGGAAAATGCAGACATGGACAAGAACGCCGAGAACGGCTTCAAGGCGCTCATCAACCCGAAGGTGCTACTGATGGCATTGTGCTATGTCGGCTTTCCCCTTGCAGCCTACGGCCTCAGCTATTGGCTCCCCACCATCGTCAAGGAATTCGGCGTCAGCAACACGGCCAACGGCTTTCTAAACATCATACCCTGGGTTCTGGTGGCGGTGGCTCTTTATATCGTCCCGTCGATGGCAGACAGGGCAGTCTCGAAGACGCCTTATATCGTCATTCCAGCCCTGCTGGGTGCCATATGCCTTGTCCTTTCGGCTGTTATTCCGGACCATGGCGTCCAGTTCGCATTTCTCTGCATCGCTGCAGCGGGCATCTTCGCCGGCCAACCGGTTTTCTGGAGCCTGCCGTCACGCTTTCTGAGAGGTGCCGGCGCGGCGGCCGGGCTCGCCGCCATCAACTCCGTCGGCAATCTCGGCGGTTTTGTCGCCCAAAACGTCGTGCCCTGGATCAAGGACAGTACGGGAAGCACGATTGCGCCGATGTTTTTTCTTGCCGCATGCCTGGCTGCCGCCGCGCTGCTGGTGTTCGTGGTCGGGCGCCTGATGCCGCGTGGGCAGATTTCCGCCGAAGAGAGCGGGGCTGTGCAACAGCGCGCGCATACCTAA
- a CDS encoding GH36-type glycosyl hydrolase domain-containing protein, with protein sequence MTISIPSPSPSRESEVKHIDHNDSIRSTYLSIEDIKAMGELVARKGVDSLPAFTAFDFFARHKENEKEILRVYRTTAADVEAGETITPAAEWLLDNHYIVEEAIQEVRRDFPRRFYRELPTIDVDGVQVPRTLVLAWLYVAHTHSTVSQESLTALVDGFQLGETLRIGELWAVPSLVRYVLVENLRRISSRVERSRRIRRRANEAADELVRLDDPAKAAEYLRTLEPLAEDNTFSTQFLYRMRDGSQASSLAIAWLDERLEMLGRDTEEATMAEHSRLSSGNVTMGNIIRSLREIDDAEWSVWVEQVSHVDKLLWENSDYGILDSGSRNKYRKQIEKLAKRSPLTEMEVAQLALDMTSQARASEEPQPHEPNVGGYLAGTHRPKLEERANYRPTLVQHFVRTVRKFNWLSIAVPVMLLTIIAMAIVGRLMANAGMGTLEIAILLIMFSLPASEGATGLFNTLLSFFVTPSRLVGYEFKEGIPEDARTLLVVPCLISNRDSVDDLVRNLEVHYLANPRGEIYFALLSDWPDSDVEETANDLEVLDYARREIANLSARYAYDGKTRFYLLHRRRLYNPSEGVWMGWERKRGKLHELNMLLRGDSDTTYLPGANIAPAGVQYVMTLDSDTRLMRDAVTKLVGKLYHPINRPVINPKSGRVESGYGVLQPRVTPSLTTGKDASVFQRVFSINRGLDPYVFTVSDVYQDLAGEGTFTGKGLYHVDAFETSLRGRIDENSVLSHDLLEGSMARCALVTDLELVEDFPIRYEVETSRQHRWARGDWQLLPYMFNPKYGVTALGRWKMFDNLRRSLTPIAWFFASVLGWYFMGPLGALVWQILLIFCLFVAPTLSLIHGIIPRTSDIVARAHLYTVWSDIRAANAQVALRIVFIADTACMMADAIGRSLYRLLVSHKLMLQWRTAASVQAGGQGTILSYYSAMWHAPVLALLALGFAALPGDNAFLVGIPFSLLWILSPLVAWYVSQSAETEDRLEVADSVSSELRKIARRTWRYFETFTTAEQNYLPPDNIQETPHVIVASRTSPTNIGVYLLSVVSGRQFGWFSFEETIERLEQTIATIDKMEKYRGHLFNWYHTDTLQTLGPRYVSAVDSGNLAGHLIAISSACRNWAEAPSAHMQGNLDGVGDTAGILREVLADLPDDRKTVRPLRRRLEERIVGFQNALAAVKREHEFASIRVINLAVLARDIQKLAANLDHEVKSALSGELTRWAESLVRVCEAHISDSTFDLSNIDALRPRLIALRDKARDLAFSMDFSFLFRPERRLLSIGYRVESGELDQACYDLLASECRLTSLFGIAKGDLPTEHWYRLGRQVVPVGPRGALVSWSGSMFEYLMPPLVMQERGGGILNQTNNLVVVEQMNYGRKLGIPWGISEAAFNARDHNLNYQYTNFGVPTLGLKRGLGHNAVIAPYASILASQYDPRSALENLQRLRKLGALGKFGFHDAVDFTPTRVPEGKKCAVVYNYYAHHHGMSIAAVANVAFNGHLRELFHSDPVIEAAELLLQEKAPRDIPVMSGKHESDTPASIQEDLLRPELRKIADPLSRDRELVFLSNGHYSMMLTATGAGYARWNGQAVTRWKADPTEDRWGSFIFLRDTATNEWWSATAEPKSVEGEKVNVLFADEKAEFTKVVGDLSSELECIVATEHDAEGRRLTLVNMGSEDRFIEVTSYLEPVITTDDTDNAHPAFARMFVKTEFGKRGDAIRAERNKRDPGEPNMSIAHLIVDSAGPSRQTEFETDRRKFIGRGRSLADAAAFDPGATLSGTDGFTLDPILSLRRTVRVPAGKKVSVIFWTIVAPSRDEVDKAVARYRHADAFNHELVQAWTRTQVQMRHVGVTSQQAAAFQYLGRHLVYPDMDLRADAAVVRAGMHSQSSLWPLAISGDFPIFMLRIDDDMDLDIVREALLAEEYLRSRGVTADLVIMNERASSYAQDMQHAVDQMCENVRRIGQADGLRQHIFAVRKDLMEEATYHALMATSRVTFHAKNGKVVDQINRAIALSAPSKDEVQEMEREQRKTPVKRVARVVKPKPPALAIEEEGDLDFWNGFGGFARDGREYVVRLAGGTATPQPWINVISNDKFGFHVSAEGAGFTWSVNSRDYQLTSWSNDAVVNRSGEAIYVTDLETGALMTPFAGLSQRSDVRFEARHGLGYSVFSSEQNDIALEVTQTVDRQRPVKLQRVRLRNMGTTARKLRLYGYVEWVLGNNAQRSVPFILSSNDEETGALLAANQYSIDFSNRVSFFAASVKPSSFTTSRREFIGKAGTIQAPQALKPSVALSGATELDGDPAAALAIDIEIGAGEERDVTFFLGDTASREEAQTLIAEIRKTSVEDTVQANRDFWQSFTGKVQISTPNQAMNNLVNAWLPYQSLGCRIMARSAFYQASGAFGFRDQLQDTLAFVLQEPSLARNQIVNAASRQFREGDVQHWWLPGTGAGVRTLISDDVVWLAYAIHHYCTTTGDKSVLDEELPFLEGPALLEGQHDSFYRPEVSDDKVSIYEHAALALDLAIKRKGANGLPLIMGGDWNDGMNRVGIHGQGTSVWLGWFLAGALRSFTPFAEERGDTARVERWTKHLVELKKALETAGWDGGYYRRGTFDDGSLLGSKESLECQIDSIAQSWSVLSGEGDPDHAVKAMDALLNRLVDKEARIIRLFTPPFATSVRDPGYIKAYPPGVRENGGQYTHAATWVVMALAQLNRGDEAMACFELLNPITHARDKASAEHYRVEPYTVAADVYGEGALKGRGGWTWYTGSAGWLYRAAVEGILGIRLKNGKLFVRPALPSGWDGFSAEIEHSGVKYRISVSKSSHPDGYTLEINGSEVANPHEGYPVG encoded by the coding sequence ATGACAATTTCCATTCCGTCTCCAAGCCCATCGCGCGAATCCGAAGTCAAGCACATCGATCACAACGACTCGATCCGCTCGACCTACCTGTCGATCGAAGACATCAAGGCGATGGGTGAATTGGTCGCCCGCAAAGGCGTCGATTCGCTGCCGGCCTTCACCGCCTTCGATTTTTTTGCACGGCATAAGGAGAACGAGAAGGAAATCCTACGCGTGTACCGCACGACCGCGGCCGACGTAGAAGCGGGCGAGACAATCACGCCTGCCGCCGAATGGCTTCTCGATAACCACTATATCGTCGAAGAGGCAATTCAGGAGGTCCGCCGCGACTTCCCGCGGCGCTTCTATCGCGAACTGCCGACCATCGATGTCGATGGCGTGCAGGTACCGCGCACGCTGGTGCTCGCCTGGCTCTATGTCGCTCACACCCACAGCACCGTTTCACAGGAAAGTCTGACGGCGCTTGTCGATGGCTTCCAGTTGGGCGAGACGCTGCGCATCGGTGAGCTCTGGGCTGTCCCATCCCTCGTCCGCTATGTTCTCGTCGAAAACCTCCGCCGTATTTCCAGCCGCGTTGAGCGTAGCCGGCGCATCCGCCGCCGTGCGAACGAGGCGGCCGATGAACTCGTGCGTTTGGACGATCCGGCGAAGGCTGCGGAATATCTGAGAACGCTGGAGCCGCTTGCCGAGGACAATACCTTCTCGACGCAGTTCCTCTATCGCATGCGCGACGGTTCGCAGGCATCTAGCCTTGCGATCGCCTGGCTCGACGAGCGTCTGGAAATGCTCGGCCGTGATACCGAAGAAGCGACGATGGCGGAGCATAGCCGCCTGTCCTCCGGCAATGTCACGATGGGCAACATCATCCGGAGCCTTCGCGAGATCGATGACGCGGAATGGTCGGTCTGGGTCGAGCAGGTCAGCCATGTCGACAAGCTGCTCTGGGAGAATTCCGATTACGGCATCCTCGATTCGGGATCACGCAACAAATACCGCAAGCAGATCGAAAAGCTCGCCAAGCGCTCACCGCTGACGGAAATGGAAGTCGCGCAGCTTGCTCTCGACATGACTAGCCAGGCGAGGGCGTCGGAGGAGCCGCAACCGCATGAGCCGAACGTCGGCGGCTATCTTGCCGGCACGCATAGGCCGAAGCTTGAGGAACGTGCCAATTATCGCCCGACCCTCGTCCAGCATTTTGTCCGAACTGTCCGCAAGTTCAATTGGCTGTCGATTGCTGTTCCCGTCATGCTGCTTACGATCATCGCGATGGCGATCGTCGGGCGGCTCATGGCCAATGCCGGCATGGGCACGCTGGAAATCGCCATATTGCTGATCATGTTCTCTCTTCCGGCATCGGAGGGAGCAACAGGTCTTTTCAATACCTTGCTGTCCTTCTTCGTGACGCCGTCGCGGCTTGTCGGCTACGAGTTCAAGGAAGGCATTCCGGAGGATGCGCGCACGCTGCTTGTCGTGCCATGTCTGATTTCGAACCGCGACAGCGTCGATGACCTGGTTCGCAATCTTGAGGTTCACTATCTCGCTAATCCCCGCGGCGAAATTTATTTCGCGCTGCTGAGCGACTGGCCGGACAGCGACGTCGAGGAGACGGCAAACGATCTCGAAGTGCTAGACTACGCCAGGCGCGAAATCGCCAATCTTTCGGCACGTTACGCCTATGACGGCAAAACGCGCTTCTATCTCCTGCATCGCCGCCGCCTCTACAACCCGTCTGAGGGTGTATGGATGGGCTGGGAGCGCAAGCGCGGCAAGCTGCATGAGCTGAACATGCTTTTGCGCGGCGACAGCGACACGACTTATCTGCCGGGTGCCAATATTGCTCCGGCTGGCGTTCAATATGTGATGACGCTCGATTCCGACACGCGCCTGATGCGCGATGCCGTGACCAAGCTTGTCGGCAAGCTCTACCATCCGATCAACCGTCCGGTGATCAATCCGAAGAGCGGCCGCGTCGAAAGCGGCTATGGCGTGTTGCAGCCGCGCGTGACCCCGTCGCTGACGACTGGAAAGGACGCCTCGGTCTTCCAGCGCGTCTTCTCCATCAATCGCGGTCTCGACCCTTATGTCTTCACCGTTTCCGATGTCTACCAAGACCTCGCGGGCGAAGGCACGTTCACCGGGAAGGGCCTTTACCATGTCGATGCTTTTGAGACTTCGCTCAGGGGCCGTATCGATGAGAATTCGGTGTTGAGCCACGACCTTCTCGAAGGCTCGATGGCGCGTTGCGCGCTTGTCACCGATCTGGAGCTCGTCGAAGACTTCCCGATCCGCTACGAAGTCGAGACGTCACGCCAGCATCGCTGGGCACGTGGCGACTGGCAGCTTCTGCCATATATGTTCAATCCGAAATACGGCGTCACCGCTCTCGGGCGCTGGAAGATGTTCGATAATCTGCGCCGGTCGCTGACGCCGATCGCCTGGTTTTTCGCTTCCGTGCTCGGCTGGTATTTCATGGGCCCGCTTGGCGCACTCGTATGGCAGATACTCCTGATCTTCTGCCTGTTCGTTGCGCCGACGCTGTCGCTCATCCACGGCATCATCCCGCGCACCAGCGATATCGTCGCACGGGCACATCTCTATACCGTCTGGTCGGATATCCGCGCTGCGAACGCCCAAGTGGCCCTTCGTATCGTCTTCATTGCCGATACCGCTTGCATGATGGCCGATGCGATCGGCCGTTCGCTCTATCGTCTTCTCGTCAGCCATAAACTGATGCTGCAATGGCGTACCGCCGCCAGCGTTCAGGCGGGCGGGCAGGGAACAATCCTCTCCTACTACAGCGCCATGTGGCACGCTCCGGTGCTTGCGCTGCTCGCACTCGGTTTTGCGGCACTTCCCGGCGACAACGCATTTCTCGTCGGCATTCCGTTTTCCCTGTTGTGGATCCTTTCACCACTCGTTGCCTGGTATGTTAGCCAGTCAGCAGAAACCGAAGACCGGTTGGAAGTCGCCGATTCGGTATCGAGCGAGCTTAGAAAGATCGCGCGCCGCACCTGGCGTTATTTTGAGACCTTCACCACGGCGGAACAGAACTACCTGCCGCCAGATAATATTCAGGAAACGCCGCACGTCATCGTCGCGAGCCGTACCTCGCCGACCAATATCGGTGTGTATCTACTCTCGGTCGTTTCCGGCCGCCAGTTCGGCTGGTTTTCCTTCGAGGAAACGATCGAGCGGCTGGAGCAGACGATCGCCACCATCGACAAGATGGAGAAGTACCGTGGGCACCTCTTCAACTGGTACCACACCGACACGCTGCAGACGCTTGGGCCGCGATATGTTTCCGCTGTCGACAGCGGCAATCTCGCCGGTCACCTGATCGCAATTTCGTCTGCCTGCCGCAACTGGGCCGAGGCGCCTTCGGCGCATATGCAGGGCAATCTCGACGGGGTCGGCGATACCGCCGGTATTCTCCGCGAAGTGCTCGCCGACCTTCCGGATGATCGCAAGACCGTCCGTCCGCTTCGCCGCCGTCTGGAAGAACGGATTGTCGGCTTCCAGAACGCGCTCGCAGCAGTCAAGCGCGAGCATGAGTTCGCTTCGATCCGCGTCATCAATCTTGCAGTTCTTGCGCGCGACATCCAGAAACTTGCGGCAAACCTCGATCACGAGGTGAAATCGGCGCTTAGCGGCGAACTAACGCGTTGGGCGGAGTCGCTCGTCAGAGTTTGCGAAGCGCATATTTCCGACAGCACATTCGACCTTTCGAATATCGACGCGTTGCGCCCGCGCCTGATTGCGCTTCGCGACAAGGCCCGCGATCTCGCCTTTTCGATGGACTTCAGCTTCCTCTTCCGTCCGGAACGCCGTCTTCTCTCGATCGGCTATCGTGTCGAAAGCGGCGAACTCGATCAGGCCTGCTACGACCTCCTGGCGTCGGAATGCCGTCTCACCAGCCTCTTCGGCATCGCGAAGGGCGACCTGCCGACGGAGCACTGGTATCGCCTCGGCCGCCAAGTCGTGCCGGTTGGTCCACGCGGCGCTCTGGTCTCTTGGTCCGGCTCGATGTTCGAATATCTGATGCCGCCGCTCGTCATGCAGGAGCGCGGCGGGGGTATTCTCAATCAGACCAACAATCTGGTCGTGGTCGAGCAGATGAACTACGGACGCAAGCTCGGTATTCCGTGGGGCATTTCGGAAGCGGCCTTCAATGCTCGCGACCATAACCTCAACTATCAATATACGAACTTCGGCGTGCCTACGCTCGGCCTGAAGCGCGGCCTCGGCCACAATGCCGTCATCGCGCCCTATGCCTCGATTCTCGCCAGCCAATACGACCCGCGGTCGGCACTCGAAAATCTGCAGCGCCTGCGTAAGCTTGGTGCGCTCGGCAAGTTCGGATTCCATGACGCCGTCGACTTCACGCCGACCCGCGTGCCGGAAGGCAAGAAATGCGCAGTTGTCTATAACTACTATGCGCACCATCACGGCATGTCGATCGCGGCTGTCGCCAACGTCGCCTTTAACGGGCATCTGCGCGAACTCTTCCATTCCGATCCGGTGATCGAAGCCGCCGAATTGCTGCTGCAGGAAAAGGCGCCGCGCGACATCCCCGTCATGAGCGGCAAGCACGAATCGGATACGCCCGCCAGCATCCAGGAAGACCTGTTGCGGCCGGAACTTCGCAAGATCGCCGATCCACTTTCGCGCGACCGCGAACTCGTGTTCCTGTCCAACGGTCACTATTCGATGATGCTGACGGCGACCGGTGCCGGCTATGCGCGCTGGAACGGCCAGGCCGTTACCCGCTGGAAGGCAGACCCGACGGAAGACCGCTGGGGGAGCTTCATCTTCCTGCGTGATACGGCGACCAACGAATGGTGGTCCGCGACGGCCGAACCGAAAAGTGTCGAAGGTGAAAAGGTCAATGTGCTTTTCGCCGACGAAAAAGCGGAATTCACCAAGGTCGTTGGCGACCTCAGCAGCGAATTGGAATGCATTGTTGCGACTGAACACGATGCAGAAGGCCGCAGGCTGACGCTTGTGAATATGGGATCGGAAGACCGCTTCATCGAAGTTACCTCCTATCTGGAACCCGTGATCACGACCGACGATACGGACAATGCCCATCCGGCATTCGCGCGCATGTTCGTGAAGACGGAATTCGGCAAACGCGGCGACGCCATCCGTGCCGAGCGCAACAAACGCGATCCGGGCGAACCGAACATGAGCATTGCCCATCTGATCGTTGATAGTGCCGGTCCTTCACGCCAGACGGAATTCGAGACCGATCGCCGCAAGTTCATCGGCCGCGGCCGCAGTCTCGCGGATGCCGCAGCTTTCGATCCCGGAGCGACCCTTTCGGGCACCGACGGCTTTACGCTCGATCCGATTCTTTCCCTTCGCCGCACGGTGCGTGTACCGGCCGGCAAGAAGGTCAGCGTGATCTTCTGGACCATCGTCGCCCCCAGCCGCGACGAAGTGGATAAGGCCGTCGCGCGCTATCGCCACGCCGATGCCTTCAACCATGAGCTCGTGCAGGCCTGGACACGTACGCAGGTACAGATGCGCCATGTGGGCGTGACGTCGCAGCAGGCCGCCGCCTTTCAGTATCTCGGCCGGCATCTGGTCTATCCGGACATGGATTTGCGCGCCGATGCCGCGGTAGTTCGGGCTGGCATGCACTCGCAATCGTCGCTGTGGCCGCTCGCGATCTCCGGCGACTTCCCGATCTTCATGTTGCGGATCGATGACGACATGGATCTTGACATCGTTCGCGAGGCATTGCTGGCGGAGGAATATCTGCGCTCGCGTGGCGTGACGGCCGATCTTGTCATCATGAATGAACGTGCATCCTCCTATGCGCAGGATATGCAGCACGCGGTCGACCAGATGTGCGAAAACGTGCGCCGCATCGGCCAGGCCGATGGTCTTCGGCAGCATATCTTTGCCGTCCGGAAGGATTTGATGGAGGAGGCGACCTATCATGCACTGATGGCCACTTCGCGGGTCACCTTCCATGCGAAGAACGGCAAGGTTGTCGATCAGATCAACCGCGCCATCGCCCTTTCTGCGCCTTCCAAGGACGAAGTGCAGGAAATGGAACGCGAGCAGCGTAAGACTCCGGTCAAGCGCGTGGCGCGCGTCGTGAAGCCCAAGCCGCCGGCGCTTGCGATCGAGGAAGAAGGCGATCTCGACTTCTGGAACGGATTCGGTGGATTTGCACGCGACGGCCGCGAATATGTCGTCCGCCTTGCCGGCGGCACGGCGACGCCGCAGCCCTGGATCAACGTGATCTCGAACGACAAGTTCGGCTTCCACGTGTCTGCGGAAGGCGCGGGTTTCACCTGGAGCGTCAACTCGCGCGACTACCAGCTGACCTCGTGGTCGAATGATGCCGTCGTCAACCGCTCAGGCGAGGCGATTTACGTCACCGATCTGGAAACCGGCGCGCTGATGACGCCCTTTGCTGGGCTTTCGCAGCGGAGCGATGTCCGCTTCGAGGCACGCCATGGTCTCGGCTACTCCGTCTTCTCCAGCGAGCAGAACGACATCGCGCTGGAAGTGACGCAGACGGTCGATCGCCAGAGGCCGGTCAAGCTGCAGCGCGTCCGGTTGCGCAACATGGGCACTACGGCGCGCAAGCTGCGGCTCTATGGCTATGTCGAATGGGTTCTCGGTAATAATGCACAGCGCTCGGTGCCTTTCATACTCTCATCGAATGATGAGGAAACCGGCGCACTCCTTGCCGCCAACCAGTACAGTATCGACTTCTCGAACCGCGTGTCCTTCTTTGCTGCCAGCGTGAAGCCGTCCAGCTTCACAACAAGCAGGCGCGAGTTCATCGGCAAGGCAGGTACGATCCAAGCTCCTCAGGCGCTCAAGCCATCCGTTGCACTTTCCGGCGCCACGGAACTTGACGGCGATCCGGCAGCGGCGCTCGCAATCGATATCGAAATCGGCGCCGGGGAAGAGCGTGACGTCACCTTCTTCCTGGGCGACACGGCATCGAGGGAAGAGGCCCAAACCTTGATCGCCGAGATCCGCAAGACCTCCGTTGAGGACACCGTTCAGGCAAACCGCGATTTCTGGCAGAGCTTTACCGGCAAGGTTCAGATTTCGACGCCGAACCAGGCGATGAACAATCTCGTCAATGCCTGGCTGCCCTATCAGAGCCTCGGCTGCCGCATCATGGCGCGGTCTGCCTTCTATCAGGCAAGCGGCGCTTTCGGCTTCCGCGACCAGTTGCAGGATACGCTGGCTTTCGTGCTTCAGGAACCGTCGCTCGCGCGCAACCAGATCGTCAACGCTGCCTCGAGGCAGTTCCGCGAGGGCGATGTCCAGCATTGGTGGCTGCCGGGAACTGGCGCGGGTGTCCGCACACTGATCTCGGATGACGTGGTCTGGCTTGCCTATGCGATCCACCACTACTGCACCACAACAGGCGACAAGAGCGTGCTCGACGAGGAACTTCCTTTCCTTGAAGGGCCGGCGCTGCTCGAAGGCCAGCACGACTCCTTCTATCGTCCGGAAGTCTCGGACGACAAGGTCAGCATCTACGAGCATGCGGCATTGGCGCTCGATCTTGCGATCAAGCGCAAGGGGGCCAATGGCCTGCCGCTGATCATGGGGGGCGACTGGAACGACGGCATGAACCGGGTCGGTATCCATGGCCAAGGCACGAGCGTCTGGCTCGGCTGGTTCCTGGCCGGCGCGCTGCGGTCCTTCACGCCTTTTGCGGAAGAGCGGGGCGACACCGCCCGCGTCGAGCGCTGGACGAAACATCTCGTCGAATTGAAGAAGGCGCTCGAAACCGCCGGCTGGGATGGCGGTTATTATCGCCGAGGCACATTCGACGACGGTAGCCTGCTCGGTTCGAAGGAAAGCCTGGAATGCCAAATTGATTCGATCGCGCAATCCTGGAGCGTGCTTTCCGGCGAAGGCGATCCGGATCACGCGGTCAAGGCCATGGACGCGCTTCTGAACCGCCTCGTGGATAAGGAAGCACGGATCATCCGCCTGTTTACCCCGCCGTTTGCTACGTCGGTCAGGGATCCGGGTTATATCAAGGCCTATCCTCCGGGCGTTCGCGAGAATGGCGGCCAGTATACGCATGCAGCCACTTGGGTGGTCATGGCGCTTGCTCAGCTCAACCGGGGTGACGAAGCGATGGCCTGTTTCGAACTCCTGAACCCGATCACCCATGCGCGCGACAAGGCATCGGCCGAGCACTATCGAGTCGAGCCCTACACCGTCGCTGCCGACGTCTACGGCGAAGGTGCGTTAAAGGGCCGCGGCGGCTGGACGTGGTATACGGGTTCCGCGGGCTGGCTCTATCGTGCCGCAGTCGAGGGGATTCTCGGTATCCGTTTGAAAAACGGAAAGCTTTTTGTTCGCCCGGCGCTGCCGAGTGGTTGGGACGGCTTTTCGGCAGAGATCGAACACTCAGGTGTGAAATATCGCATTTCTGTCTCAAAATCGTCCCATCCGGACGGTTACACTTTGGAGATCAACGGCAGCGAAGTCGCCAATCCCCATGAGGGATATCCGGTCGGATAG